Proteins encoded by one window of Fusarium graminearum PH-1 chromosome 1, whole genome shotgun sequence:
- a CDS encoding phosphatidylserine decarboxylase proenzyme 1: MAPTLGHGSSQLGSHMLRSSFYTHGRYATCGSPSASRHMLQALTKSRCLARPSASSIRTFASNSGKRPRFSQRLGEAMRNSKIQWYQIPVGLGVGFLGLVQFYKVSSREKERIEMEDGQEGTRTPKKRARIRPDGPWQVQVMSTLPLKAISRLWGRFNELTIPYYLRVPGFKLYSWIFGVNLDEVAEPDLHVYPNLASFFYRTLKPGARPLDQDPHTLVCPSDGKVLQYGQIQGGDIEQVKGMTYSIDALLGKNTPPASVSGTSGTSTPATSLASNDVSDEEALVKQDAEFAQVNGISYTLPDLLSGTGKRGPSVKDESMPASPGTVSEVSAELALGERPWYDVVSPDKTTALYYAVIYLAPGDYHRFHSPTNWVVDRRRHFAGELYSVSPYLQRTLPGLFTLNERVVLLGRWRWGFFSYVPVGATNVGSIVVNFDKELRTNSLLTDTAADRAAEEAANRGEVYQGFAEATYEAASPILRGHALRRGEEMGGFQLGSTIVLVFEAPANKVGENNQHIGWDWAVEKGQQVKMGQALGRVVE; the protein is encoded by the exons ATGGCTCCAACCCTTGGTCATGGCTCCTCCCAACTCGGCAGTCACATGCTCCGCAGCTCATTCTATACCCACGGTCGTTATGCAACCTGTGGTTCGCCATCTGCTTCGCGACACATGCTCCAAGCCTTGACGAAATCGCGATGCCTAGCACGGCCTTCGGCCTCTTCAATTCGAACCTTCGCCTCCAACTCGGGCAAGAGACCGAGATTCTCTCAGCGCCTTGGTGAGGCCATGCGCAACTCCAAAATCCAATGGTACCAGATCCCTGTCGGTCTAGGTGTTGGATTCCTCGGTCTCGTCCAATTTTACAAAGTCTCTTCtcgtgagaaggagagaattgagatggaagatggacaAGAGGGTACTAGAACGCCTAAAAAGCGTGCCAGAATTCGTCCTGATGGTCCTTG GCAAGTCCAGGTCATGTCAACTCTGCCCCTGAAAGCTATCTCTAGACTCTGGGGTCGATTCAACGAGTTGACAATTCCTTACTACCTTCGAGTTCCTGGTTTCAAGCTGTATTCTTGGATTTTCGGTGTCAA TCTTGACGAAGTCGCCGAACCCGATCTCCACGTTTATCCTAACCTcgcatccttcttctacCGTACTCTCAAACCCGGTGCTCGACCTCTCGACCAAGATCCTCACACTCTCGTTTGCCCCTCCGATGGCAAGGTCCTCCAATACGGTCAGATCCAAGGCGGTGACATCGAGCAAGTCAAGGGTATGACCTACAGCATCGATGCTCTCCTTGGAAAGAACACACCTCCTGCAAGCGTTTCAGGCACTTCAGGCACTTCTACACCTGCGACTAGCCTGGCTTCTAACGATGTATCAGACGAGGAAGCCCTTGTCAAACAGGATGCGGAATTTGCCCAAGTCAACGGCATTTCGTACACTCTTCCCGATCTCCTTTCCGGTACTGGAAAACGTGGCCCTTCAGTGAAGGATGAGTCCATGCCCGCATCCCCTGGCACGGTTTCCGAGGTTAGTGCTGAACTGGCTCTGGGTGAGCGACCTTGGTACGATGTTGTATCACCGGATAAGACAACAGCCCTCTACTACGCAGTTATCTACTTGGCTCCTGGCGACTACCACCGCTTTCACTCTCCCACCAACTGGGTCGTCGACCGTCGCCGCCACTTCGCCGGAGAACTTTACAGTGTGTCCCCGTATCTGCAGCGAACCCTACCTGGTCTTTTTACCCTCAACGAGCGTGTGGTACTTTTGGGTCGCTGGCGTTGGGGTTTCTTCAGCTATGTTCCAGTCGGTGCAACCAACGTTGGCTCTATCGTCGTCAACTTTGATAAGGAACTGCGAACCAACAGCCTGTTGACTGACACAGCGGCGGATCGGGCAGCTGAAGAGGCGGCCAACAGGGGTGAGGTATACCAAGGATTTGCCGAAGCAACATATGAGGCTGCTAGCCCTATTTTGAGAGGCCATGCACTTCGACGCGGTGAGGAGATGGGTGGCTTCCAGCTGGGCAGTACTATCGTACTCGTATTTGAGGCACCTGCAAACAAGGTGGGTGAGAACAACCAGCACATTGGCTGGGACTGGGCGGTGGAGAAGGGTCAGCAAGTAAAGATGGGACAGGCCCTCGGAAGGGTGGTTGAGTAA
- a CDS encoding 60S ribosomal protein L17, producing MVRYAATEIQPAKSARARGAYLRVSFKNTRETAQAINGWKLQRAVTFLENVKEHKEAVPMRRYAGSTGRTAQGKQFGVSKARWPIKSAEFLLGLLKNAEANADAKGLDTGALVVKHIQVNQAPKQRRRTYRAHGRINPYMSNPCHIELILTEAEEVVQKSDAVAEREHLSSRQRGARLRKAITSA from the exons ATG GTTCGATACGCTGCCACCGAGATCCAGCCCGCGAAGTCGGCCCGCGCCCGCGGTGCCTACCTCCGAGTGTCCTTCAAGAACACCCGCGAGACCGCCCAGGCCATCAACGGCTGGAAGCTTCAGCGCGCTGTTACCTTCCTCGAGAACGTCAAGGAGCACAAGGAGGCCGTCCCCATGCGACGATACGCCGGCAGCACTGGCCGCACCGCCCAAG GCAAGCAGTTCGGTGTCTCCAAGGCTCGATGGCCCATCAAGTCCGCCGAGTTCCTCCTCGGTCTCCTCAAGAACGCTGAGGCCAACGCTGATGCCAAGGGCCTCGACACCGGTGCCCTCGTTGTCAAGCACATCCAGGTCAACCAGGCCCCCAAGCAGCGACGAAGGACATACCGTGCTCACGGTCGT ATCAACCCTTACATGTCCAACCCCTGCCACATCGAGCTCATCCTGaccgaggctgaggaggttGTCCAGAAGTCCGATGCTGTTGCCGAGCGTGAGCACCTCAGCTCGCGCCAGCGTGGTGCTCGCCTCCGCAAGGCTATCACCTCTGCTTAA